The nucleotide sequence GGTAATGTACCATCCTCAGAACCCCAGTATAAGGTTGCGTTAACACGCCGAGGTACACATTTTAATATTCCCAAAGGAAATCATGCGTATGCCCATAGAGGAGAGTGTTCTAATCTCATTATAGTATGTATTTCAATATTGGTAAGGAAGTTTAAATGTCTCTTCGAGGAACTATGCCATCAGGATGTCAGGACAAGAGATTTAAATTAATTGGCAGTCGACCATATTAGGGGCAATGCAGAATATGTCGTATGCAACACAGGGTTTTGAAGCAGTTTACTTATTATGGCCGAAGGTCTTTCTAGAGTGCTGTTTTGGCTCACCCCTGTGATGTCGGAGTATAAAATCACACtgataaaatggaaatatatactGCCAATATTCTTTGCACTCACACGTTGCCTAGAGTAGCTGACATAAAGATCCAGCATGAACTGTCATTTAACAGACAccagatatgaaatatttatattatgaaaatcAAAACACAACTTTTCTTTGAAGTTGGCttgtttaatttaaaacaataacaaggcaGTGAgatttaattttaaaacaatCATACTGAAACCTGCCAGATAAAATTATATAAACCCAATTGATAAGAGAGAATTAATATTGCCTCTGATGCAAGACCAGGAATGaaaatgcttaaaatatgcAGCTATATGCAGatatatgttataaaatatattttttttctacaatCATAACTTCTGGAAGTACCATCTAGCAGTTTAGTTAAATATCTAAATacaataatagaaaaaaaaaattaaccttctTGAAGGTGAGTTAGAAACTTGATAACACATTTGGGGATGTATGTGATCACTTTATATTAAAATGAGCATTGGAAGTTATGTATTACAGCCTGTCTTTTATATGGCTGTGGAGATAACCCCCAGTAGAAATAATGCCTCACTCATGTCAAGAGTAAGGACTACACTAACATATCTGTGTTGCATTAAGTTTTATTAGTGTGTGTGTCAAATGTCTCAGTAGCGTATGATACAACTATTGACAGCTTTGCAATGAAGATACACCTATCAAACTTTTCCGTAAAACACGTAAAACATGAAGTCCTCTTAATGACCCAATTTGAAATCACTAACTTACACGTCATTCAACTTCAACACGTGGTTAATAGTTGAAGAACACAAACTAAAGAGAAGGGAGTTATACACAAAATTTATTGCGCTCTCCGAAACAAGGACAAGTATTTCCATTTTGTGATAGGTACCTATGAGTGGTCGAAAAATATTGTTCAAATATACGTGGACACCAAATTGTCGACGAAAAGTAGAAGTCCACGAAATGGCTCAATTTTTACCATGGAATATCGAAAATACCAAAGTAtacattttgcaatatatatatatttatatatatatatatatatatatatatatatatatatatatatatatatatatatatatatattattagagaaaaccagagaaataagatatgactcataattgacaaataaggagtaagttttagaaaatatattggaattttcggtccccctgggaccttcgtcagcaatacttggcagtcgaatgagaagtacaaaatgtgacacaatgaaagtatgacgctagataagtgtaagttgcaatgatggaattaaaaccaaataaaccatgactatacaggaagcggattaaggagcaaagaacggattacatatgcttgtagaactggtagttgttaaggggtcccaagtctttgttgaggccggtgatgtgagacttaatacgaaagatccaatcgatttctttacgtttacgttcagtagttgatttgaagttcgaggcaattaaaatacattttaggttttttagagaatgaccatgaagattgaaatgttcggacactgggaatcctgcaaaattatcacgaatagattttttgtgattattaaaacgtaagcggaatcgggagcctgtttcacctacataattgccctctttgcaaagtacacaatagaaaatgtaaataacattaatagaatcacaagagagggaagggggtctaagactaaagtcaacattgggaatcttgaccacggtgcctggggtaatatgggggcatatttggcatctaggtttaccgcaaggaaaattgcctgcggaggtggaaactgagcgggggagtctgggggaagtgagaagaaatttaaggttggggggttgacgaaatgctagcatggggggtaccttaaacgattctcctacagactgatcgtcttgaaatacagcaaattcctgtttgatggagcgaatgaaagatttgatgagggggttgtaactggtaacgaacggaatgcgtgtgttgggacttttagacttgtattttaataagtcctcacggctcaacttgtcggccctggaaataccctgtctaattaagtgaagggggtatccgacgttcaagaaataaccagttaatatggatacctggtgtttaaaatcacatgggttggagcaaatgcgtttaagtctaaggcattggctgtaaacaatagaactcttgagattatgtgggtgaaaactattaaagtgtaaatacatatgaatatcagtgggcttataatagactgaagtggttaaggaattgccatccaacttgaccagaacatctaggaatgaaatttgatgtttggaaacttcgacagaaaatttaatgctgtcatgaaaagaattaacatgatcaaagaaagacttaagagattcttcaccatgtggccagacaaaaaatatatcgtcaatatatctataataatgtgatggcttaagaggagaagtggatagcatttcctgttctaattcgtgcataaatatgttggcGTAACAAGGTGCCATCTTAGTGCCCATAGCGGTACCATTgatttgtagataatatttcccgttaaaagagaaataattattacttaatatgaaACGTAAAATGGGACCAAGATCATCACCTAAAGTGGGGTTGGTGGCATGCTCAcgaagaaaattttgacaagCGATAATTCCCTCATCATGAGGGATATTAGTGTACAAAGAGGATACATCCATAGTAACGAGTAAggaattaattggtaacgcctGAATAGTGTTGAGAATTCTCAAAAAATGCGTAGTGTCCTGTATATAAGAAGGAATATGGGTTAATAGAGGGTTGAGTACGGAGTCCATGTATCCTGAAAGATGCTCAGTTAGCGTACCAATTCCTGAAATAATAGGTCGGCAAGGAGGGAATAGCTTGAGTTTCCTGGCTAGCTTACAAATGTCAGAACGGCGGATATTCTCAGGGTCAGAAGGGGTCACTCCGGGTAGTGCTTGTTGAGCCTCTGTTATTAATTTAGGTAGTTTGTGGACTTTAGGTAGAGTATAGAACGTACCCAACGACGGATCCTTAGGTGTAAGTTCTGCTATCTTGGTTGCTACGTGTTGTGGTACCGATTGACATAATTCGTCAATTTTGGGTTGGAAGAGTCTGGAAGGGTCTTCCGGTAATATCCTCTTTGTACACTAATATCCCTCATGATGAGGGAATTATCGcttgtcaaaattttcttcgTGAGCATGCCACCAACCCCACTTTAGGTGATGATCTTGGTCCCATTTTACGTttcatattaagtaataattatttctcttttaacgggaaatattatctacaaatcAATGGTACCGCTATGGGCACTAAGATGGCACCTTGTTACgccaacatatttatgcacgaattagaacaggaaatgctatccacttctcctcttaagccatcacattattatagatatattgacgatatattttttgtctggccacatggtgaagaatctcttaagtctttctttgatcatgttaattcttttcatgacagcattaaattttctgtcgaagtttccaaacatcaaatttcattcctagatgttctggtcaagttggatggcaattccttaaccacttcagtctattataagcccactgatattcatatgtatttacactttaatagttttcacccacataatctcaagagttctattgtttacagccaatgccttagacttaaacgcatttgctccaacccatgtgattttaaacaccaggtatccatattaactggttatttcttgaacgtcggatacccccttcacttaattagacagggtatttccagggccgacaagttgagccgtgaggacttattaaaatacaagtctaaaagtcccaacacacgcattccgttcgttaccagttacaaccccctcatcaaatctttcattcgctccatcaaacaggaatttgctgtatttcaagacgatcagtctgtaggagaatcgtttaaggtaccccccatgctagcatttcgtcaaccccccaaccttaaatttcttctcacttcccccagactcccccgctcagtttccacctccgcaggcaattttccttgcggtaaacctagatgccaaatatgcccccatattaccccaggcaccgtggtcaagattcccaatgttgactttagtcttagacccccttccctctcttgtgattctattaatgttatttacattttctattgtgtactttgcaaagagggcaattatgtaggtgaaacaggctcccgattccgcttacgttttaataatcacaaaaaatctattcgtgataattttgcaggattcccagtgtccgaacatttcaatcttcatggtcattctctaaaaaacctaaaatgtattttaattgcctcgaacttcaaatcaactactgaacgtaaacgtaaagaaatcgattggatctttcgtattaagtctcacatcaccggcctcaacaaagacttgggaccccttaacaactaccagttctacaagcatatgtaatccgttctttgctccttaatccgcttcctgtatagtcatggtttatttggttttaattccatcattgcaacttacacttatctagcgtcatactttcattgtgtcacattttgtacttctcattcgactgccaagtattgctgacgaaggtcccagggggaccgaaaattccaatatattttctaaaacttactccttatttgtcaattatgagtcatatcttatttctctggttttctctaataatattttcttttggagtaaacgtggattttcgttatattatatatatatatatatatatatatatcacatataatggtggccaatattcacaaagagtgctctatgccaaGGCAGAGCTAGAATATCACTAAAGTACCCGTGAAACTCGTAACCACgtgatatattgtatgttttgAGAAGAGCTTTAACATGTCcgatgaaaaaaatgttttcgaAATGTCTTTCCATGTACAACTTTTACatcttgttttatttctgttttcctTGTATACCCTGATACCACACAACTGCGTATACTGTGTATATTAATTTGAGCCTCATTTAAACCATTTTTTACGTTGAAcgtagattttttttctctgacTCTATATCTTTCAGAACACTGCAAACCTGTTTTTCTACGGATATCACTATTTTCGTCTATAAAAACGCTGAGCCAAAACAAATGCTATTCGAACAAACCTTTGGCAAATGGAAGAGCAAAGAGGAGGGATTTTCTAGTAAGAGAAAACAGTGTCCTATTAACGAAATAGACTCATCGTTCGAAACATTGACAATGCATCCGAAATGTGCAATAGTAGGAAATAGTGGAATACTCTTAAAGAGTAAATGCGGCAATGAGATTGACAAGCATAATTACGTCATGAGGGCGAATATGGCGGAAACAGAAGGTTTCAGTAATGACGTAGGCAACAAGACAACGCTAATGATGATCAACGTTGAGATGACAACTAAAATATTCAACGATACCATTTTTCCTGATAATGGTACGGTCTATGACGCTATAATGGATAATCTTCGATCGTTAAATGATAGTATTCTTTGGTTTGCAAAAGGATTGCCACATGGAAGTCCATTTTCGAAACAGCTTCATGATATAGCTGGATACGTTAAGAAGAAGAACTTAAATACCAGGTTTGCGTTCAGTTACAAGACTGCTGGCGGTTTAGCTAAGAAGTAAGTATACACGCTTATGATGTCTCAGTTTTCATGTATTCAAAAGTGCTATATATGACAGACTCGGCCTTTATGCAAGGTTTCATCATGAATGCTCGAATTGTGACAATATGTTGCCTCTGTCATTGTTGGGAGAGGTGGTAAAGTATTGAAACCTAAGTGTTTCTTTATTTAATGCACATTCTTTATTAAATGACATTTACATTTTGTATTGTTACTTGAAAACTCCACATCAATATCGTGTCCCTATAATTGAAGTGTTAACCATTCGGAGTAATTACTCAACCTCCTCCCCCAATGTTACTCCAGTGAGTCCCTCGAAAAAaaggggtctgtgatgtcatgcCCCCTCATAGTACGGTCTTTCGTTGATTAAGACACCAAATGTGGAATGCTTGTTTACCTGTCGATGTTTCAGATATTGTCACAATAtcattggggtaaaagaacatTAACGCTTGCAGCGCAATAATATCGACAGCAAGATTCACTCGATTGttagatgcattcacaaaaattACCCAAAATTTGAGTTATTTATATCTCGTcatataaaatgttatgataatgtAATTCTGGCCTTATGATACAGACAGATCATAGCAGTTTATTGAGCAGAGAACTACAACCGCTGGAATTTAACTTTCAGTGTAAACTGTAAGGGATTATTCACTCTCTAAATATGGATCCATATCATCTATATAACAGTTCTTGTTGCTTGTTTTCTTTTCGCAAATTAGAAATATTGGAACGAGGCATATGTGAAGCACCAATTACAAACCGCTCTAATTGCCGTGTCCGCGATGAACAGTTACATATCAAGGATGAAATGAACAACAAAAAAGAGAcgcttgttttgttttttgtagaaaaaaaaaggttattcTTTGTTATTGAATTTTACGCACTATACATCCAAACCATACTTGATCACGAACACAGAgagagaccgttcctggtcggtagggcagggttttgttttatatggggtagacagTCCAGTTTGTTCACGAACACAGAgagagaccgttcctggtcggtagggcagggttttgttttatatggggtagatcctccagtttgttcacGAACACAGAgagagaccgttcctggtcggtagggcagggtTTTGTTTAATATGgggtagatcctccagtttgttcacGAACACAGAgagagaccgttcctggtcggtagggcagggtTTTGTTTAATATGgggtagatcctccagtttgttcacGAACACAGAgagagaccgttcctggtcggtagggcagggtTTTGTTTAATATGgggtagatcctccagtttgttctgttgctgtgttgcaccgtattatttgtgtttgttctgttgtaaaaaaaaaaaaaacttgtttggaggaatagatgtgatgtggtgtttagggggaaatttgccagttgacaggcagtcctggaggtggtgaagtctgacattcgccttcaggttgaaggcgattttcgccgtttatttggggctgccttttttggacgctggtgtgctgggtcGGGGtatttcgtttcgctgcgtgctggtcgtccttttgtggttttttgaatgtttgagttgGTGGTTGGGGGTTTGTCAAggcaggtcggtgggcgtatttacttttttggctcgctggacttgagtttcgtttgtcagaatgggaagGTTCGGTAgagccgtttggccgtgacgttttggatcccgCATGGCGAgtcacgaaaaaaaaaaaacacacagagAGGTACATGCCGAGGCACTGTAAAGTACTGTGTACTAGTTTATTACATTATAAAACATGTATATTATGCATTGGGCATTACGATAGTTAACCAAACTTGACGTTGGGAAACCCGATTATCTGTAGTTTCATTTCTCAACGTACTCAGGTAATCCTTTAAAGATAACCGCTCTTCCGGGGCGAAGACGTTATCCCAATAAATTCAGGTTTGTAGGTTACTTCAACGTGGATGTATTTCACTTATTTGCTATTCGTTTTGGGTAAACCATTTCTTATCTCTTATTTCCTAACTTTAGAAGATGGAAAATGGAGGCTTACCCTTCGTCTGGACTTATAATGCTGATGGCTGCTGAAACCTTTTGTGAAGAAATTACTCTATATGGATTTTATCCGTATGAAAAGAACCCACAGGGCGCACCAGTGTTACATCATTACTATGATCCGAGACTAGTCAAGTTTAGCACCCCTGTCCATAACTTTGACAACGAACATAAATTTCTTCAATCCCTTCATAAGAAAGGAACCATCAGACTTGTCATAGATCCTTGCGAATCATGAAATAATTATTCCGAGATTTTAAAATCTACCATggaatatcaaaataaataaaaaccatTTTGCCTAATTTGTaataattgtatatattattattcacTTCTACATAATTGTTCCCTTTGTAACATAAGTTCTTAACGTGAAAAACCTTATAAACTTATTCCATGTATACAGTGGCATACAGTTTATGTGTAACAGGAAACTATAATCATGCGGACATTTTGCGgtatttaattaataaactcGGCACCAAATTGAGATACATTACAGTTCTCATGATTGTAAATTTAAGTTTATACGACTAAGTTAACATGAAAAACATAATAATGCTACTGTATTCAATCAAATATGCTCCATTTAGAGAatggctggatctcgagtgagacacaaacattaaataaagtgaacaatttgAAGTATACAgccaatttatatatatatatatatatatgtatatatatatatatatatacatatatatatatatatatatatatatatatatataaatgaaaatcgtaatgagttggaaaatcaagaacagtgaacaaactttcagcctccaccgggattcgaaccacgggcctcccgctctgtacgcggacaccctaaccactaggctatggacgctgattgtatgtccagaggttcgaaaccggtaaggaagatcgtaattccactgtaggcgtttgtcacctgtatcgaacaatactagttctgtttttggtgacatattttgccttactctagagatcaaacatgatgctaaccaactcgaaaatcatttgtgattcctaaagccggatctcgaaagagatactttgaacagactttatgttaatgcaatatatatatatatatatatatatatatatatatatatatatatatatatatatatcttggcAAAATATAATCAGTTAATTTATGTGGATGGTACCCAGGACCACTAAATCTGTAGTGAGCTGTAACTACAAAAAGTCTCGCCCtattggctaagatcatgtgcagTGATTCCGTGATACACATTTGACGTAATGTCATCATGAGCACACGTTCACTGTCTCAATGTAAGGGGAGTGAGACTGCGACTGGATCAGATAAATCTACCTTGGGGCGACATTTCACAAACAGTATCTCTTGGATAGTCGACTCGGCCTATTGTTCAGCTGATGTGCATTGATAAGAGACATATATTACACAGACGATCGTTCATCTCTTGGATAGTCGTCTCGGCATATTTCTCAGGTGATGTATATTGATTAGATACATATAGTACATAGACGATCGTTCTTGGATAGTCTCCTCGATCTTTTTGCTCAGGTGATGTATATTGATAAGATACAAATAGTACACAGACGATCGTTCTTGGATAGTCTCCTCGATCTTTTTGCTCAGGTGATGTTTATTGATAAGATACATATATTACACCAACGATCGTTCATCACCTTTAAGCCGAAACCACATGTTGCATTTATTCTCTTTCAAGCGGACTTGTGGTAGCGATACCTCTCGTACCGTAAGACCGTCATGTTCACACAGTTACAGATGCAATATCAGGGGACTGCTGATGAGCGtggttgatttaaaaaaaaaaaaaacatttattgttATGGTGGTGTGTGCCCAGGCTCTTCCTTGGGAgactctttaaaaaaaatgatctcTTGGATATACTAGGGCTGCGTGAATAACTACAGTATACACTGTAGACTTGTTGAATAGCCCCAGAATTAGTGATCTTAATTAAATAAAAGTGCTTCAAGTGCAAAACTTAATATCATTGTTCAAAACCAAGAAGCTTTCATTGGACAAAtgttgttaatttttttaatgtcaaattATGTAAAAAAGGTATTGGTTTTATAACAttattgatttctttttttacaaatgataaaaataagaaaaatataatatttcaaatgttataATTTCTGAAGATGTATATATAGCTTTTGTCTGTATTTTATAACTAGTTGTGGGTACTGTGAAATAAAAGTACTGATAATTATAACCTTTGTTTCAAACTAACGGATCCGTCTTGTCGAAATTGTTCTTTTTGTGTCAGAGGTTGATCACATTGGAGATCCTGCTGCGGTTATCTGTAAGACGACCGGAACATTGGTAAGATATTAATTTACGATAATTTACGATAATTTTacgatattatattattattattaagtggTTTCCAACAATATGCTGGTACTACTTAGTCTACAAACCACGGAAATCGCATACAATACTATCGATGTACCGTAATACCGTGCTATGTTAACGCAAGATGTTTACCGTAACGTTGTGCTATGTAAAGCCCACGAAGTTATACATAGTCGTATCATTCCCTTGAATGGTTTCGAGCCAGGTCGTTCGCATATAGCTTATTTTCGGGACTACTTAAATGTAGTTTGTTCTAGAATAACGCGAAGAGTGACAACCGTGTTTGTTCTTTGGAGATTTATTTGTACATTTAACCTCAATCGATATATTAAGGTCTGGTTAATCCCTGATTTTGGCACATTTTATGTTGATTGAACTTAATGTTATCTCATCCTTATACGTAGTGTACTGTGGATGAGTTATTGTACTCTGTCAAACAgaaaatttgtaacaaaatcGTTGCCCACCTTGTACCCCTTGAGGCGCTGCACTGACGCTTGGTCCATTGCTCTGCTTTAATTGATGGGCAGCACAGGGTGACACAACGAGATGAGGATGGACCATTTTTGAGGTGGGGGTGCAGGCCCTCGCATGTGTGAGCAAAAGTGAAACGGTAAAATAGTTGAAAGTGGTGTACCCATGGGGAAGTAATGTAGTGACTATATTGTTTGAATACATATTTGAATACATTTTTATTTAatcttaaattttcaaattattatcaACCAAAAATCTTCCAAGCCAAATAAAGCTGTTCCTATGAACATGTTTTAGCCATTTTAATTTTCTCACAAATGTCCTCACCACCACCTTTCCTATCCACAGTACATATAACCTTAAAGTATATCTGGGCATAATGAACCAAATATGTGGACTGATTCCTCGTTTGAATACACAGATAAAAAAGCACACGCCATGAGTACAGGgatattttgtaaaaacaaaagtgGTTTCACATTCAAAGTTACCGTTCAACTTTTTGGGTAATAACAAATTATGGATAAAACttcacataacataacattttgtTATTAGATAGACATAGGCTCTGCTGtcgttataattatttaatacCTTATTGTGACAGTTTGTCTATGATATCACACATTAGGACGTCACATAAACACTGTCCCCTTAAGGTGAACTTCACTTATAGGGGGACATCACTTAAATTCACTCGACTTTATTAGCATATCGAACCCGAGTAGTATTTTCCCTTGTGATTTAATAGAAAACTGTTTGAATAAAGCAGGTCTTAATGGAAACGAATCTACATATATACTGTGGATTAAACTTGTACAAACGCTACATTAATTTTTGG is from Apostichopus japonicus isolate 1M-3 chromosome 16, ASM3797524v1, whole genome shotgun sequence and encodes:
- the LOC139983339 gene encoding alpha-2,8-sialyltransferase 8B-like isoform X2 encodes the protein MERLCKKLKALLICSVVILMLFVLLQRSLRTTSRIKTEAEIEKVVTDLYVYNIQKAKDRVFDVRKMCDKICDRTLQTCFSTDITIFVYKNAEPKQMLFEQTFGKWKSKEEGFSSKRKQCPINEIDSSFETLTMHPKCAIVGNSGILLKSKCGNEIDKHNYVMRANMAETEGFSNDVGNKTTLMMINVEMTTKIFNDTIFPDNGTVYDAIMDNLRSLNDSILWFAKGLPHGSPFSKQLHDIAGYVKKKNLNTRFAFSYKTAGGLAKKRWKMEAYPSSGLIMLMAAETFCEEITLYGFYPYEKNPQGAPVLHHYYDPRLVKFSTPVHNFDNEHKFLQSLHKKGTIRLVIDPCES
- the LOC139983339 gene encoding alpha-2,8-sialyltransferase 8B-like isoform X1, whose translation is MCKLITVSILFNMGRLSKLYFGLLTCLLVSAVFIFVTQECKKTTARIETAEESGNELRVSKKKQERKQREFDVRKMCDKICDRTLQTCFSTDITIFVYKNAEPKQMLFEQTFGKWKSKEEGFSSKRKQCPINEIDSSFETLTMHPKCAIVGNSGILLKSKCGNEIDKHNYVMRANMAETEGFSNDVGNKTTLMMINVEMTTKIFNDTIFPDNGTVYDAIMDNLRSLNDSILWFAKGLPHGSPFSKQLHDIAGYVKKKNLNTRFAFSYKTAGGLAKKRWKMEAYPSSGLIMLMAAETFCEEITLYGFYPYEKNPQGAPVLHHYYDPRLVKFSTPVHNFDNEHKFLQSLHKKGTIRLVIDPCES
- the LOC139983339 gene encoding uncharacterized protein isoform X3, whose translation is MCKLITVSILFNMGRLSKLYFGLLTCLLVSAVFIFVTQECKKTTARIETAEESGNELRVSKKKQERKQREFDVRKMCDKICDRTLQTCFSTDITIFVYKNAEPKQMLFEQTFGKWKSKEEGFSSKRKQCPINEIDSSFETLTMHPKCAIVGNSGILLKSKCGNEIDKHNYVMRANMAETEGFSNDVGNKTTLMMINVEMTTKIFNDTIFPDNGTVYDAIMDNLRSLNDSILWFAKGLPHGSPFSKQLHDIAGYVKKKNLNTRFAFSYKTAGGLAKKNIGTRHM